From a region of the Solanum stenotomum isolate F172 chromosome 2, ASM1918654v1, whole genome shotgun sequence genome:
- the LOC125857149 gene encoding protein MRG1-like, protein MESSNAAGVTENSTIGADEGGASTTHDTDIDMADVKAEPVDYPSPPASRFREGEKVLAFHSLQLYEAKVQKAVYHMREWRYFVHYLGWNKSWDEWAGIDRLMKHTEENVQKQQELKKKQDTDKNEKAARGSQTKTKGSTGRRGRKRKSDIPKDKDGPPPEKLVNIQIPPQLKKQLIDDCEFVNHLGKLVRLPRSPNVDEILQKYHDYRLKKDGLISESVGEILNGLQCYFNKALPAMLLYKNEREQFEESIKEDVSPSSVYGAEHLLRLFVKLPEILFYASIEDETLTELKQKLQDFLRFLQKNQSAFFLSTYHSADDSGVAVMTEEN, encoded by the exons ATGGAGAGCTCAAATGCTGCTGGAGTAACGGAAAATTCCACCATCGGCGCCGATGAAGGCGGCGCCTCCACCACCCATGATACTGACATTGACATGGCTGATGTTAAAGCTGAGCCTGTTGACTATCCATCGCCTCCTGCATCCCGTTTTCGAGAAGGTGAAAAAGTTCTTGCCTTTCATAGCCTACAACTCTATGAAGCTAAG GTTCAAAAAGCTGTGTATCACATGAGGGAGTGGAGATATTTTGTTCATTATCTT gGTTGGAACAAAAG CTGGGATGAATGGGCGGGCATAGATCGATTAATGAAACACACAGAAGAGAATGTTCAGAAGCAGCAGGAGCTTAAGAAAAAACAGGATACAGATAAAAATGAGAAGGCTGCACGTGGATCACAAACGAAAACAAAAGGTTCTACAG GGAGAAGAGGCAGAAAGCGAAAGAGTGATATTCCGAAG GACAAGGATGGTCCTCCTCCAGAAAAGCTGGTCAATATCCAAATACCGCCACAATTGAAGAAACAGCTGATTGATGATTGTGAATTTGTCAACCACTTGGGCAAG CTTGTCAGACTTCCTCGTTCTCCAAATGTGGATGAAATACTACAGAAATATCATGACTATCGGCTGAAAAAGGATGGACT GATATCTGAGTCTGTCGGAGAGATTCTTAATGGTTTGCAATGCTACTTCAACAAAGCACTTCCTGCTATGCTCCTTTACAAAAACGAGAGGGAACAGTTCGAAGAATCGATTAAAGAAGATGTCTCACCTTCTTCTGTGTATGGAGCTGAGCATTTATTACGCCTTTTTG TTAAGTTGCCGGAGATTCTGTTCTATGCAAGTATTGAAGATGAGACATTGACAGAGTTGAAGCAGAAGTTGCAAGACTTTCTCAG ATTCCTGCAGAAGAATCAAAGTGCATTTTTCCTGTCGACGTACCATTCTGCAGACGATTCTGGTGTGGCTGTCATGACAGAGGAAAACTGA